The Halobacillus sp. Marseille-Q1614 genome includes the window ACAGCAAAAAACGTACTCGCAACAAATCCAGTTTTAGTAAGGGACGATGTCAAGTCGTACACTTACTTTAACCTGCCTCCCCCCTCCTTAAAGAGGCGGGGCAACGTTGTTTTGATCTTTGGAGGGGTTACGCATTCGCGCCGTTTTAAATCCCAAAACAGAGCATCTAAGACGCTATTTTATTCCGTTTCCTTTTGGTGCTGGAACCTGCACCCTTCAAACTTCCAAAAGCAACCCCATCGGGCAAAGAACACCCTCCGGGGCAACTTTTTTCAGTGTACTTGAAGGGTTCTCCAGCACAAAAAGACTACGGCATAAATCGCTGAAAGGTGGGGAAATTTAATTTCTGCAATGCAATCTTTTGAGACATTAAACCCACTCATGGGGCGTATTGACATGGTAAGGAAGCCCCTGTATTATGACAGTAAGGAAAGTTATAATTCGTAACGGAGGTAAGTACAATATGGAGGATGAACTTTTAAACGGTGCAGATTTCGCTAAAGAAAAGGGGAAAACCGCCTCATGGGGTACAAGGTTAGCTCAAGAAGCGAACAAAGCCGGATTGTCCTACCCCAGAAAATACGGAAATTATTGGATGGCTACCCGGGAACAATGGGAGAACATACTAATTGAATTGAACTGGGAATTAAGAGACAGAAAACCTTATAAACGTTGATGAGTCGGTGCTTCGCGCATCGGCTTTTTTATTTTTCATTTTTTCCCTAAAGAATGTTATAATTCCTATTGACAAGGAACGTTAACATTCGTAAGATGTAGATATAACAAAAATTAGGAGGTAATCAAACATGCCAATTATTGAAGGTTTGGAAAGGTTACTTGATGACATTGCAGGTTGGGCTCTTATGCTGATTGTTCCATTCTTGATCGTCCAGGCGGTCATCATCGGTTTCAAATTATCTGGAACGGATGATCCACACGAAACAAGGAGCATTAAGTCAAAAGCAGTCAAAGTTTTAATCGGTGCTGCTGTTATTGGAACTGCGCCTTGGATCGGCTCTCAGCTAATGAGCTACTTCTAAAATTGAGGTGAAATTATGAATTTCTGGAATCCGTTAGAAGACGCGCAAGAATTTATAAGAGAATGGCTTAACCAGTTAGCTACTGACATGGTTAACGGGGGGATTGAACTTGTGGGGGATGTGATTACATCCCCTTTTGATTTATCTGAAAGGTTTCCGCAAGTAGATGACTTGATCTTGGGAATGCAAGGCATAGCAGGAACTATGCTGATGATCTTCCTGTATCAGCGTATTTTACAGGCTATGTACAGCGAAACGGTTGAATCAGAAGATGTGAATTATGCAAAGATCTTGGGAGATACAGCCATTGCAGCCGGCCTTATTGCTAGCTCTCCCCTATTAGCTCAGAAAATCAGTGTTGCTATAGCAGATATAACGAAATGGGTAGCAGATTTTAACATCGAGTATCAATCAGCAGATGACTTCTTTATGTCATTCAGTGCAGGAACAGAAGTAGCAGCTATAGGGCTTCACATGCTATTGCTTTTCATTGTTTGGGGCTTTTCTTGGATGGGATTAGCTATTTCTGGAGGTATCCGCGTTGCTTTATTTGGGATAGGAGTTATTATTTCCCCTCTTGTTATGGCGGCATATCCGATCAATCCAGGTATAGTGAGGCAGTTTTTTGTAAGCATGATAGCCGTTATTATGACGCAGCCGTTTCAGATGATTTGTTTATTGGTAGGAATGGGAGTTGCAAGCTATGGAGGTTTCTGGGGCTTGTTAGTATCTACGGCTTTCTTTGGAATCGGGATCTTTGGAACTGTTTATCTGAAAAACATCATCATTCCAGCTGGAGTGAGTTCTGGCGCGAGTGGTGCTGCAAAAATGTTTTTATACAAGTTGGTGAGGCGGTAATATGTTCAAATATGAAATTCCCCGGAATGTTCGGTCTATCCCTTCATTTCTGGGGCTAAGTGCTAAAGGGTGGGGCTGGACAATAGCAGGCAGCCTGATCCTTTCATCCATTGTCTATCTAATTACAGAAAATCCGATTTTAACCATAGGTGCAGTATTGTTCGTTTACTTCTTCATTAAGGCGACTTTTGAAATTGATGAAAAGACAGGGCTTCCTAAAGTGGAACTGATATTCCAGGAGTACAGCAATCAAAGGGCAAGGATAATAACACTTAAATGGGGAGAGGATCACAATGAAAAAGCAGCCGTTCGGACTTTTATCAAAGGTAAGTAAGAAAGCAAAGTTTAAGAAAAAGTTTTTCAATATTCCTGTAGAAGAATTTGACTCTGAGATTATTCGCACATCTGACGGCAAGTTTAAAACCGTCTTAAAGGTTATAGACCCCTTGAACGTAAACATGATGGGGGAAAAGGAGATCCGTAAAGCCATAAAGCACACACAATCAGCATTAAACGCTTTAAACCCCGGTGAACGTTGTCAAATGCTTATCACATCTGATGAAGTGGACATATCGCAGTACATTCAAGAATTAGAGAAAAAACAGGATAATGGCAATAAAACAGCCATTGCAGACTATAAAAATTCGATGATTGAAGGCAAGAAAAAGTTTCTCCAGGACTACGCAGTCAAAGCCAGAAACACTCATAATTTCTATTTAGTCCTTGAATCGAAGGAAAAGAAACATCACGATGCAACAGCTGAGTTATTAGACCTTATGACAAACGTTGTGGAGCATTTAGAGAAGGCAGGGCTAAAGATTGGCCGCCTGTCCGAGGAAAAAGTTAAGGCTATTATTTACAATCGTCTGACTCCTAACAGCAATAGACAACAGCCGTATGAGGAAGGAATGGACCTCACAGCATGGCAGCCTCCAGACATTGCAACAGGAAATACGCTGGAGATAGATGATCTACATTATTCCTTTTATTCTATCTCTTACTTCCCGAAAGAGATCGGGGAGGCTTGGATGGACCCCATACTAACAGCCAGGGTAAATGTTGATGTATCGGTTTCTCTGCAGGTAGTTTCTAAGAATGATCAAATGGATAGAATTAATAGTCAAATACGAGAATTAGAAAGACGTATAGCAGAAACCAAGGCAGAGTCTGTAAAACAGCGTTACGAAGACCAGATAAAAAGTTC containing:
- a CDS encoding pilin, which gives rise to MPIIEGLERLLDDIAGWALMLIVPFLIVQAVIIGFKLSGTDDPHETRSIKSKAVKVLIGAAVIGTAPWIGSQLMSYF